The Candidatus Limnocylindrales bacterium region ATCCGGCCGGCGTCGACGTGCGGCTCGAGGTCCATGCCGAGTCCGGCAGAGCGGGTCTTCAGCGTGTGCAGGCTCTCGTCGAAGATGAACATGGCCGCATGCTGCCCGCGCTCGGCAGCCATCCAGCTCAGCCGCGTCGCGACCGTCGATTTGCCGGTACCGGGCGCGCCGACGACCAGCGTGCTGGTTCCCCTTTCGACTCCACCTCCGAGAAGCTGGTCGAGCTCGACATGTCCGCTCGACAGCTTCTCCGGCGCGCGCGGCGGCCGGTGGTCCTTCGCCACCAGTCGCGGGAAGACTTCGATTCCGCCGCGCTGGATCACGTAGTCGTGGAATCCGCCGCGAAAATGCATGCCGCGATACTTGACGACTCGCAGCCGGCGCCGGTCTGCGCCGTAGTCGGGATTCATCTGCTCGAGCAGCACGACGCCGTGCGCGATGCTCTGCACCTGCAGGTCGTGATCCGTGCTCGTCATGTCGTCGAGCAGCATCACGGTGCATCGCTTGCCCGAGAAGAACTGCTTGAGCGCAAGGATCTGCCGCCGGTAGCGAAGCGGGTTTCCGGCCAGCAGCCGGAGCTCGGACAGCGAATCGAACACGGCACGTACAGGCTTGCTGCTTTCGACGTCTTCGAGGATTCGGCGCGTAGTCTCACCGAGCTCGACCTCGGACGGATGATACATCGTGTACTGCTCGTCCGGCTGCAGGCTGTCCTCGGACGGCATCATTTCGCGCACGGTGACGCCGTCGAGCGACCATCCGTGGGAGTCGGCCACGGCGTGCAGCTCCTCGGCGGATTCGGAAAGCGTCACGTAAAGCACCGGCTCGCCGCGCCTAGCCCCTTCGAGCAGGAACTGAAGAGCCAGTGTCGTCTTTCCCGATCCGGGAACTCCCTCGACCAGATAGAGCCGGTCCGGCGTCCAGCCTCCGCCGAGCACG contains the following coding sequences:
- a CDS encoding ATPase domain-containing protein, with amino-acid sequence MTTNSSRSDRPMAASGVHGLDDVLGGGWTPDRLYLVEGVPGSGKTTLALQFLLEGARRGEPVLYVTLSESAEELHAVADSHGWSLDGVTVREMMPSEDSLQPDEQYTMYHPSEVELGETTRRILEDVESSKPVRAVFDSLSELRLLAGNPLRYRRQILALKQFFSGKRCTVMLLDDMTSTDHDLQVQSIAHGVVLLEQMNPDYGADRRRLRVVKYRGMHFRGGFHDYVIQRGGIEVFPRLVAKDHRPPRAPEKLSSGHVELDQLLGGGVERGTSTLVVGAPGTGKSTVATRLSWMAAERGQHAAMFIFDESLHTLKTRSAGLGMDLEPHVDAGRITLQQIDPAELSPGQFTHAVREAVEDRQACVVVIDSLNGYLNAMPGEKFLIVQLHELLSYLGQAQVATVLISAHQGLIGSHMQAPVDASYLADTVVLMRYFEACGEVRQAISVVKKRDGAHERSIREFRMGNGGIQIGEPLRNFRGILTGTPAMVGPDDNNGSGEDR